In one Desulfovermiculus halophilus DSM 18834 genomic region, the following are encoded:
- a CDS encoding four helix bundle protein has translation MKIRSHRDLDVYQIAFKASMEIFELSKSFPKEEKYSLTDQIRRASRSVCANIAEAFRKRRYPKAFVSKLSDAEGEAAETQVWLEYSFACEYISEATYIRLFQEYDRILGKIVNMALKPESWKF, from the coding sequence ATGAAGATACGATCGCATAGGGATCTTGATGTTTACCAGATAGCATTTAAGGCTTCTATGGAGATTTTTGAGCTTTCAAAAAGCTTTCCTAAAGAAGAGAAGTATTCATTGACAGACCAAATCCGCAGGGCTTCACGTTCAGTCTGTGCCAATATTGCCGAGGCGTTCAGGAAAAGAAGATATCCAAAAGCCTTTGTATCCAAACTTTCCGACGCAGAGGGGGAAGCAGCGGAGACACAAGTGTGGCTTGAATATTCCTTTGCCTGCGAGTACATCAGCGAAGCTACATACATCAGGCTGTTCCAAGAATACGATCGTATCCTTGGCAAGATCGTAAATATGGCCCTCAAGCCAGAGAGCTGGAAGTTTTGA